ACATCTCCCCACTTCATTTGCCTGTGCTCGTCACTTCCCCGCAGGCTAAAGAGCTTGGTGTTGTTTAGCCAGATAGTATTTAGGACAGCGTTCGGACTGTTTATACCGAGTTGACAGGCTTCCACTAACGCTTTTTCATGGTCTTCGGTAATAGCCGGCGATTTCCTTGGCACATTACGGTTTCCTGTCGCCTTCGGTTGTTTCCGTTTAGCTGCCAGGGCGTCACGGCTTTTCTGAAACACCTCATCTCGGATTATGCTATATCCGTAGTTGATATTCCGCAAATACCGATCAATCGAGTTTTGGTAACTGGAGATTGAGTCCGGCTCGTACTCCTTGCGGGTCTTTTTCCGTACACCGAGGTAAAATCTTCCGACCAACGGATCGAGTTCGGGTGGTGGTACATCTTCAATACAGTGGATTTCGGTTGTCATTGATTGTCGCCATTCTTCGAATTCTGTGACTTCCTGCATTGTTTTCATTTCGGTGTTTTTATTCTTCTGAGTACTAACAAGGACACTGACATCGTCTGTCAAAACTTTAGCAAATCTTGCATACACAGTGGTATTCCACGTAGAACGGTTGCTGGTGCGGCTCTGGCTCATTGGCTTTTGCGTTTGTTGCAGCCACTGTCTTATCCTCTTCAAAAGATGAAGATACAGAAATGTCTTCAGGGTAGTAAAATTCTGAGGccaaatgttcaaaatacataCATTCTGCCAGTCGTAGTAATTAGTTCTTCCATCGGCAATCTCAAAACAGGAGCAGAcgacaatatttacaaacagaaaGTAGTTCTGCTTGcttactaatttacataaaatagCGTGAAAATACCACCTTCGctaaaaaattatttaatgacacgtgACCAGTTTGCCAAGCTCTGTCAAATATGCTTTAGGAAAATGGGCGGTTAAAACCAattttttattatgatttttattattaccGATCATAATGACCAAGAGAAACTGAAACACGCAGTGAAAACTGAAATTTATCCCTAGgtttttaaatatacatattgttgAGTgggtattatttttttctgttgggAGACCTTTGTTGAAAATGCTATCTTTATTTCGTTGCCATagactgtggtacatatgtaataatggaCATACACACGACATTAATAAAAAGGACTCTGTGCAGACGGCTCTAAATATTCCTGCAGGTTTTCTGCTCAAGATGCATGTCAACACAGGATATTTACACATGCGTCTCAGGGGACAATGCGCACATCTATCACAAGATGTTTTGTACATGAGTTGTAACAGTGGCTTTTAATCTTACGTTTTCACTAAAACCATTATATAGCTGCCAAACATATGGccaattgaaatattttcacaaaattgaacGTACacactgttatgtaggtcattcccctcacactcatgacctgagtttaattaatcTCGAACGTTCTTAGGTCATTGTCCTTCATGACTttaaattcaattagtcatgtttgaaCTCTCtagaaattcaattagtcacaagtgcaaaatatttttagagCAGTGATAGGCATATCAATAGAGGTTCTACATTGTTCTCTCATATAACTTTTGAGTGTAAATttggagccggcacagttttcAGTCAGAGATTAGGGATTTTGTGTCtgacgtgttacttcaagacttttgGATCACTCAAACAGAActaatttcaagattttttaaGACCTTCACTGCTACGCTGggtttatactgtggactttgcaCTACTGTGGACTTTGCTCTTAAGcctgcaagaaagccaaatGACTGTTCACTTTGTCTTGGTGCCTGACTCAACTCGAGAGCTCTGTGCCGTCCCTGCTGAGATATGTACactgtaaacttttacagtttgtacttaATCCCTTGacttagttttattttgtcataattttatcTCTAAGAATGTCCCTGAGTTCATCGCTCTTTCTCGcgtaacaaaaaacaaaatatgatacAAGTGAAGTTCAAAAAGAAGTGATGAATTGATTATGGATTagcagatttttaaagattaaattgaagTTTCTTGATAATCCAATATGcccgccaaaccacgtgactgatatGTATGGatttaacaaatttcaaattaatcaGACTAAGGATAACATGAgtcaaatttcatttgaaactgtgtattggttctggagaataagGTTTTTAAAGATTAAGTGAGCGTTCAATCATTATGGCCGGGATTTGGCACGCAGATCCAgggtacattttaattaaatttgaaaactacaaatgaggttatgtatttttcaaatagaTCAGAGGTGGGTCACTTAAAATTTAATATCAATCCATCAAAAAGCACTTTcgttgttcaaaaatattctgggaaaTAAAAATCATCCGCTCCaagatttcattctctgaagcaATTTAACtataaatctgaataaaagtataattttctgtcatatgaacatcttgccttggcaattcTGTGTCTTGTCTTCTAGTAAATCAAGcccactgagggcaatgaacaattacttttgtttcttttgttttgtcggGTAATACATTTAACAGTTATCTTTAGACTGCCGTGAAaagtaaaataatactttaagaTGAAATTACTAcctcaaaattattgtcaacatctgaactttcaaacacactttgtcaatcaagtacattcgtataaattgtcaaacaccttTAAAAGCACAGGTTTCATTGTTTAGTATAgtgaaaaaactattcatagttttctaatcgactccaatgtatagtgaataaacatttcaacaaattttccaaaatcaaatttcttacacacacatcAACTTGTAACCATCGTCGTCTAATCGAGTACTTGAAagtcaattatcaaacatctataaatacacatatttagctagtttttttattggaaatatTATCCATAGTGTCCTTGTACATAAACATTgactcaacattttggtgaaattaaaaaatcaaatttcttgcacacacatgtacTTCTAACGACCCTAGTCTAACAAGTGCATGTATATCAATAGTTTAAAGTCCTAAAATGCACAGATTATTAGTgttacatttgaaaacaaatatatatatatatatatatatatatatatatattatatatatgttgtATAATCAAAGTTATGATGGTATTGTCAGTTACGTGGTAGCATGTTTgggccggcaaggctggtattccaatgCCGAAGGGGTGTAAAGACGACTTGAGGGAGGCAGCAAGTGTTATtatctaagatgctactttgTTTCACTATATACTAGgctacgtacatagagtgatgctaagctggagactgacttgagtacacgtgggccaagacagatatacatgccctcatgaatagtaatgacagctcatgaataataatgacatGACACTATGTCACATTCCTCCCTCCTTATTTTGATGGAGACAGGGAGTCTACATCACTAGTACGGcaaaatcattcagaaaatcagcaaaatttaaaatgaaataatacaatgctAATACTACTTAATCTAAAAaaagtacatgacaaaaaaaccaaaactacTGTCTAAGTCGGTATAGCAACCAGGGCAAACACCATTACTATTGGTGTTGAAAAGTCAATgagcatttttgaaaacaatataCATCAGGTCACTACAGTCCCTTCACTACATCATTCATGCACCTTCACACACTACGTACGTCCGAGCTCTGCATTCGCGACAATGCGTCTGCACTTGTATTTTCGCTGTCCTTTTTGTACTGAATCTTAAATTGACACTCTCGCAGTATTAACCTCCATGGCAACAACGTTAATTTTTACTTCACGTTTGTCTAACCAAACCCTTGGATTTTGATCTGTTTGAACTGTAATTTCCCTCCCGTGCAAGTAAGAATTCAAGGCTTCCAAAGCCTAAACGATGGTGAgtgataaacactctttttctaTAGTTGGGTAACTTCTCTCCCTGAGGAGTTTCTCCTGGATCCTCATGCTGTCACAAAACTGCACAATACCATGGTCAGACATGTCTCTCTGCACCACAAACGGTTCATTATAGTCTGGAACCGCTGAAACTGGTGATGATGCTATTAAAGCATCTTTCAGCTTCTGGAAAGCATCCTCACAGCTCTGAGTCCATTGAACAATGGCTTGGCTATATTTACACGTCAGCTCAGGCATTTGGGTCGCAATGTCAGTGAAATTTGAGATAAACTTCCCGTAGTATCCTGCCAATCCAAAAAAGTCTGATGTCACGCTTTGTCACTGGGGTTGGATAATTGACAACAGCATTAACGTTATCTGCCataggttttatttttccacttcTAGCACCGTAACCAATAAAAGAAACCTCACTGCCACCAAGGTGTGCAGCATGAATTATTAGTTGAGGTAAGACGCTAACTTTgtcatgaaatatttccaccTTTATAATTTTCCACGGTCGGTAAATTTGTGAATACGAAGGTGACGTGTCACTTGGACTTGACGTCGTGGCGTCCGTATTTGTTCACACCCTCAAATTCTATTTGCAATATATTGTTCGTATACGTTT
Above is a window of Ptychodera flava strain L36383 chromosome 19, AS_Pfla_20210202, whole genome shotgun sequence DNA encoding:
- the LOC139118870 gene encoding uncharacterized protein KIAA1958-like, which produces MSQSRTSNRSTWNTTVYARFAKVLTDDVSVLVSTQKNKNTEMKTMQEVTEFEEWRQSMTTEIHCIEDVPPPELDPLVGRFYLGVRKKTRKEYEPDSISSYQNSIDRYLRNINYGYSIIRDEVFQKSRDALAAKRKQPKATGNRNVPRKSPAITEDHEKALVEACQLGINSPNAVLNTIWLNNTKLFSLRGSDEHRQMKWGDVSVARAENGEYLVYNERLTKTRRGNPATPVSLPREPTQAHQNRRLAPSPSIKFTRNEDPRP